A window of the Arachis duranensis cultivar V14167 chromosome 5, aradu.V14167.gnm2.J7QH, whole genome shotgun sequence genome harbors these coding sequences:
- the LOC107489179 gene encoding oryzain alpha chain-like, giving the protein MCFERAGDSYWEKKSKAAGLKATANHLSDLNPEDAHEILRQAAEIFEGIGIINIAAQCFSDLGDHEKAGSCWAFSSTRAIEGINAIVTGDLISLSEQELVDCDKTNDGCEGGYMDYAFEWVMNNGGIDTETDYPYTGVDSSCNITKADILEQLILVFFHSALQAKR; this is encoded by the exons ATGTGTTTTGAAAGAGCAGGGGACTCCTACTGGGAGAAAAAGTCTAAGGCTGCTGGTCTTAAGGCGACTGCAAACCATTTGAGCGATTTGAATCCTGAGGATGCGCACGAAATTCTTAGGCAAGCTGCTGAAATTTTTGAAGGAATAGGAATAATTAATATTGCAGCTCAATGTTTTTCAGATTTAGGGGATCATGAAAAAGCTG GTAGTTGCTGGGCGTTCTCCTCCACTAGGGCCATAGAAGGGATAAATGCAATAGTAACTGGGGACCTTATAAGCCTCTCAGAACAAGAACTTGTGGATTGTGACAAAACTAATGATGGATGTGAGGGAGGGTACATGGACTATGCTTTTGAATGGGTAATGAACAACGGTGGCATAGATACTGAAACTGATTACCCATACACTGGTGTAGATAGTAGCTGCAATATTACCAAG GCAGACATTTTGGAACAACTTATTCTTGTATTTTTTCATAGCGCTCTTCAAGCTAAG AGGTAA